One segment of Malassezia restricta chromosome V, complete sequence DNA contains the following:
- a CDS encoding chloride channel, protein MEAGGLYTPRPKHLGILRSPHTPGTGSSVRFGMRSYEDGEESLLTASVSSRTDESDARPPADTTLGGDSLDMSFTESFLRREVDGALAGLDLQDDPKTPFRHPPDSEAPNTVKPLKPQDVEDSPPSPPSPEAPPSTSPLSSPTIRPSRRLPSAAPNTSAETSEAHPDPTSPPSETVAMPAAEASKDAESPEALPADEVSEETNPLASSISHTDTSYGSSSWATPRSARSPHSPSQWPGMYEFSYLSDKEALDDVDTGPLVPFAAQELSSKLFSIETLGTIDTRELFDMIAALDRTHTERTIFLQHRLARTHRLVQMLRAQLQQAHDRIHVFESHIQAFVQPNDEKDGSAAWETLHALTERLEARLETMHRLPPSSPPSPSPRSPFDVDALRQELDAERKQLENERRDLEIRRAEPGNNVQDEVQRAIEATREACRRDADVRVLVARQEAAEALREVQARLTEAETRPTLDADLEQAHERIAELERHVARAEEQRSSEYHVLQTKGKQAEARCNALYAELDRCQRERDEMEAGLKADMGTWQQRVRTLEHDVAHRDLQTVQLRKQCDRLSQETHHFSLALAAKDQELSMLKRGTKGSAYWDLITQRTRRPERRALQNKTNLHARSTQETVDMAQKVLRTHHMVAE, encoded by the coding sequence ATGGAGGCTGGCGGCTTATACACACCGCGGCCTAAGCATCTGGGCATCCTGCGCTCACCACATACGCCGGGAACGGGCAGCAGCGTCCGTTTCGGTATGCGTTCGTATGAGGACGGAGAAGAAAGCCTCTTGACGGCATCGGTGAGCAGTCGCACCGATGAGAGCGATGCTCGTCCACCCGCAGATACGACGCTGGGTGGCGACTCGCTCGATATGAGCTTTACCGAGAGTTTCTTGCGTCGAGAAGTCGACGGCGCACTAGCTGGACTGGACTTGCAAGATGATCCCAAGACGCCCTTTCGGCATCCGCCCGACTCAGAGGCGCCTAACACAGTGAAACCGCTCAAACCCCAAGACGTTGAGGACTcgccgccatcgccgcCATCGCCCGAGGCACCTCCTTCTACGTCCCCCCTCTCGTCACCGACCATTCGTCCCTCCCGCCGTCTCCCGTCTGCGGCGCCAAATACGTCTGCCGAAACCTCGGAAGCACACCCCGACCCGACGTCTCCTCCGTCTGAGACAGTAGCGATGCCGGCTGCCGAAGCGTCCAAAGACGCCGAATCTCCAGAAGCCCTACCTGCTGATGAAGTATCGGAGGAGACCAATCCTCTGGCATCATCTATTTCGCATACAGACACGAGCTACGGTTCCAGTTCCTGGGCCACGCCACGAAGTGCTCGATCGCCCCACAGTCCATCACAATGGCCGGGCATGTACGAATTCAGCTACCTTTCCGACAAGGAGGCATTAGATGATGTCGATACGGGCCCCCTCGTGCCGTTCGCCGCACAAGAGCTCTCGTCCAAACTCTTTTCGATCGAAACACTTGGTACGATTGATACGCGCGAACTATTTGATATGATCGCAGCACTGGATCGCACCCACACAGAGCGCACGATCTTTTTGCAGCATCGCCTAGCACGGACGCATCGCCTGGTGCAGATGCTCCGTGCCCAGTTGCAGCAAGCGCACGACCGTATTCACGTGTTTGAGAGTCACATTCAGGCATTCGTGCAACCAAACGACGAGAAAGATGGTAGCGCCGCATGGGAGACATTGCATGCTCTCACTGAGCGCCTAGAGGCACGTCTCGAGACCATGCACAGGCTGCCACCGTCATCGCCACCCTCACCGTCACCCCGGTCCCCTttcgacgtcgatgccctGCGCCAGGAACTTGATGCTGAGCGAAAGCAATTGGAAAATGAACGACGCGATTTAGAGATTCGGCGTGCCGAACCAGGTAACAATGTCCAAGACGAGGTCCAGAGGGCCATTGAAGCGACACGCGAGGCGTGTCGTCGAGATGCcgatgtgcgtgtgctggTCGCGCGGCAAGAGGCAGCAGAAGCTTTGCGAGAAGTCCAGGCGCGCCTCACCGAAGCCGAAACACGGCCGACACTCGACGCAGACCTGGAGCAGGCTCACGAACGCATTGCTGAACTTGAGCGACATGTAGCTCGGGCAGAGGAGCAGCGTTCATCTGAGTACCATGTGCTGCAGACGAAAGGCAAGCAAGCTGAAGCGCGATGCAACGCATTGTATGCTGAACTTGATCGCTGCCAGAGAGAGCGTGACGAGATGGAAGCGGGACTCAAGGCCGACATGGGGACATGGCAGCAGCGTGTACGCACGCTCGAACATGACGTGGCGCACCGCGATCTTCAGACTGTACAACTGCGAAAGCAGTGCGACCGCCTGTCGCAAGAGACGCACCACTTTTCTCTCGCGCTCGCAGCCAAGGACCAGGAGCTGAGTATGCTCAAGCGCGGCACCAAGGGATCGGCGTACTGGGACCTTATCACGCAGCGCACACGACGTCCTGAGCGGCGCGCACTGCAAAATAAGACCAACTTGCATGCACGCTCGACGCAGGAAACCGTCGATATGGCGCAAAAAGTGCTTCGTACACATCACATGGTAGCTGAGTAG
- a CDS encoding elongation factor 1-gamma yields MASIGKLYGIPLAPKVLRVRAAAKVNGLNLEVVETAAVKDSYKPEFTSKFPLGQVPAFEGPDNFLLTESRAILRYVAKISDNNHLFGTDAKSEAHVDQWINFTDEMLFGNAVQLFCIFNNILQYSKSIEQFCWARLEKGLTYLDNYLVKHTFLVGHRLTAADIAVAVELYDLFVRYLGPQARGKYTNVLRYYNTIVNQKALDGIIPVNAEFAKENAKFVPPKKEEKPKKEAAAPAPAAAAAQPAKQEKPKNPLDELPKSSFVLEEWKRVYTNEDTRSKALPWFYEHYDKDGYSIWRFDFKYNDELTQIFMSNNQIGGFFNRLEASRKYVMGTAGVFGENGNNLISGVIILRGKEYEPVLSVAPDLESYAVTPLDLEKPEDKKFFEDMLAWEAVIDGKSWADGKMLK; encoded by the exons ATGGCCAGCATCGGCAAGCTGTATGGCATTCCGCTCGCGCCCAAGGTGCTCCGCGTTCGCGCTGCCGCCAAGGTGAATGGTCTGAATCTCGAGGTAGTTGAGACGGCTGCTGTGAAGGACTCGTACAAGCCCGAGTTCACGAGCAAGTTCCCTCTCGGCCAGGTGCCAGCCTTCGAGGGCCCCGACAACTTCTTGCTGACTGAGTCGCGCGCTATTCTTCGCTATG TCGCCAAGATCTCGGACAACAACCACCTGTTCGGCACCGATGCCAAGTCGGAGGCCCACGTTGACCAATGGATCAACTTTACGGATGAAATGCTCTTTGGCAATGCCGTCCAGCTTTTCTGCATCTTCAACAATATTTTGCAGTACAGCAAGTCGATTGAACAGTTCTGCTGGGCTCGTCTTGAGAAGGGCCTGACGTACCTCGACAACTACCTCGTGAAGCACACGTTTTTGGTGGGTCACCGCCTCACGGCTGCTGACATCGCCGTGGCTGTAGAGCTCTACGACCTCTTTGTCCGTTACCTTGGTCCGCAGGCTCGTGGCAAGTACACCAACGTGCTGCGCTACTACAACACGATCGTGAACCAAAAGGCGCTGGACGGTATCATCCCAGTGAACGCAGAGTTTGCGAAGGAGAACGCCAAGTTCGTGCCTCCGAAGAAGGAGGAGAAGCCCAAGAAGGAagctgctgctcctgctcccgctgccgctgctgctcagcCTGCCAAGCAAGAGAAGCCTAAGAAcccgctggacgagctgcccAAGTCGTCCTTTGTGCTTGAGGAGTGGAAGCGTGTGTACACGAACGAGGACACTCGCTCCAAGGCGCTGCCGTGGTTCTACGAGCACTACGACAAGGACGGCTACAGTATCTGGCGCTTCGACTTCAAGTACAACGACGAGCTCACTCAGATCTTTATGAGCAACAACCAGATCGGTGGCTTCTTCAACCGTCTCGAAGCCAGCCGCAAGTACGTCATGGGCACGGCTGGTGTGTTTGGTGAGAACGGCAACAACCTGATCTCTGGTGTGATTATTCTCCGTGGCAAGGAGTACGAGCCTGTGCTCAGCGTGGCTCCCGATCTGGAGAGCTACGCTGTGACGCCGCTCGACCTTGAGAAGCCCGAGGACAAGAAGTTCTTCGAGGACATGCTTGCCTGGGAAGCTGTGATCGACGGCAAGTCGTGGGCCGACGGCAAGATGCTCAAGTAG
- a CDS encoding solute carrier family 25 (mitochondrial citrate transporter), member 1: MAAARQDRAAPPKVHPLFSLGSGTFAGAIEGFATYPIEYTKTVSQFTTKAGAKPPNPIVIARDTIAEYGVRGLYSGCGALVAGNALKAGVRFLSYDHFKSMLKDEHGKLTAPRSLLAGLGAGMMEAIFAVTPSETIKTKLIDDAKSETPRYPQSLVRGSIAIVRDEGILGIYRGLVPVMLRQGANSAVRFGTYSTLRNFVQGSSRPGQPLPSGVTFGIGAIAGIVTVYATMPLDVVKTRLQTLHGREQYKGTFDCMAKVLRHEGVLAFWRGATPRLARLMLSGGIVFTVYEKSMDVLQSVFA; the protein is encoded by the coding sequence atggcagcggcgcggcaggaCAGAGCGGCACCACCCAAGGTACATCCACTCTTTTCACTCGGATCGGGCACATTTGCGGGAGCCATTGAAGGCTTTGCGACGTACCCGATCGAATATACCAAGACCGTGTCACAGTTCACAACCAAGGCTGGGGCCAAGCCGCCGAATCCGATTGTTATTGCGCGCGACACTATTGCGGAGTACGGTGTACGTGGTCTGTATAGTGGATGCGGTGCGCTTGTGGCGGGTAACGCACTCAAAGCGGGCGTGCGTTTTCTTTCGTATGATCATTTCAAGTCCATGCTCAAGGATGAGCATGGCAAGCTAACAGCGCCCCGCAGTTTGCTCGCTGGTCTCGGTGCTGGTATGATGGAGGCGATTTTTGCCGTTACGCCCTCGGAAACGATCAAGACCAAGCTGATTGACGATGCCAAGAGCGAGACACCCAGGTACCCACAGAGCCTTGTGCGCGGTTCGATCGCCATTGTGCGTGACGAGGGCATTCTCGGCATCTACCGAGGCCTGGTGCCAGTGATGCTGCGTCAGGGAGCGAACAGTGCGGTGCGCTTCGGCACATACTCTACGCTGCGCAACTTTGTGCAGGGCTCGTCACGTCCCGGTCAGCCACTGCCAAGTGGTGTCACATTTGGTATTGGCGCGATCGCCGGCATTGTGACAGTGTATGCAACCATGCCTCTCGACGTCGTCAAGACGCGCCTACAGACCCTGCATGGCCGCGAGCAATACAAAGGCACATTCGACTGCATGGCCAaagtgctgcgccacgaaGGCGTTCTTGCATtctggcgcggcgccacgccaCGCTTAGCGCGTCTGATGCTCAGTGGCGGCATTGTGTTCACCGTGTACGAAAAAAGTATGGATGTGCTTCAAAGTGTATTTGCATAA
- a CDS encoding oxidoreductase which may be involved in DNA replication (By similarity): MSDDDGVIVLTILYGTETGNAEDVAYRIADVAQRHRVPTRIYNLADYDRTELICESHVIFVVSTTGQGEFPVSVRPLWRFLLRQGLPPDILSDLTFTTFGLGDSTYARYCWASHMLHKRLLDLGASEWFKNGEADDQHELGIDGGVLPWLDTFVQRLRADLCEPSCVPISPDVLMPPRVHVHVSSDMGKPSIPCLDGAHMATVVRNERVTHQDHFQDVRCIDLALDRATAPSYRAGDVVCLVPENKPEDVEALLQRLDWASVADKMLRLTQNDPHRPWPPAIWHDMQQGSLTLRRLLTVHLDPFSVPRRSFFDLIRHFSPPDHREHEKLVEFLQPGEGTDDMYEYAQRVRRTMAEVLAEFKSVQVPPSYAMELFPLMRARQYSLASDPTTYPDTLQLLVAVVKYKTRIQKPREGIASSWLARLEHGTRIPVRIQPGTLLPPAQSSTPIIAIGPGTGMAPLRSLLRERLSKSVAVVGETLVFAGCRYRAKDCLYAAEWEAWAATPHAHLTWIVAASRDQPHKIYVQDRLREWGARVWDILGPRRGIVYLCGTSGKMPQQVRQAAVDVFCEHGHMSTEQAERYLAKLEAERRWQEECW; this comes from the coding sequence atgagcgacgacgatggcgtAATTGTTCTCACTATCCTGTATGGCACTGAGACGGGCAATGCTGAGGACGTGGCGTATCGTATAGCAGAtgtggcgcagcggcaccgtGTGCCCACGCGCATCTACAACCTCGCTGACTATGACCGGACTGAACTGATTTGTGAATCTCATGTCATCTTTGTCGTGTCGACGACAGGGCAGGGCGAGTTTCCTGTGAGTGTGCGCCCACTATGGCGATTCCTTCTGCGACAGGGACTACCACCTGATATCCTATCTGATCTCACGTTCACAACTTTTGGTCTCGGTGACTCAACGTATGCGCGCTATTGCTGGGCATCACATATGTTGCACAAACGGCTGTTGGATCTCGGTGCGTCCGAGTGGTTTAAGAATGGCGAAGCAGATGATCAACATGAGCTTGGTATCGATGGCGGTGTCCTGCCATGGCTCGATACATTTGTGCAGCGTCTTCGCGCCGATTTGTGTGAGCCTTCGTGCGTGCCCATCTCTCCTGATGTCCTCATGCCTCCAAGAGTTCATGTGCACGTCTCCAGTGACATGGGCAAGCCCTCGATTCCGTGCCTCGATGGTGCTCATATGGCCACTGTTGTGCGGAATGAGCGCGTCACGCATCAAGACCACTTCCAAGATGTGCGGTGTATCGACTTGGCTCTGGACAgagccacggcgccctcgTATCGTGCAGGAGATGTGGTGTGTCTGGTCCCGGAAAACAAGCCTGAGGACGTGGAAGCTCTGCTCCAACGACTTGACTGGGCATCGGTAGCTGACAAGATGCTTCGTCTGACCCAGAACGATCCACATCGCCCGTGGCCGCCTGCGATATGGCACGACATGCAACAAGGCTCACTTACACTGCGACGTCTTCTTACTGTGCACCTTGATCCTTTTtccgtgccgcgccgctcctTCTTTGATTTGATTCGGCACTTCTCGCCGCCAGACCACCGCGAGCAcgagaagctcgtcgagtTTTTGCAGCCAGGCGAAGGAACCGATGACATGTACGAATACGCCCAGAGAGTCCGTCGCACGATGGCAGAAGTACTAGCAGAGTTTAAGAGCGTACAAGTTCCTCCATCGTACGCGATGGAACTCTTTCCCTTGATGCGGGCGCGGCAGTACAGCCTGGCAAGCGATCCCACCACGTATCCGGAcacgctgcagctgcttgtgGCTGTAGTCAAGTACAAAACACGCATACAAAAGCCTCGCGAAGGCATCGCCTCCTCGTGGCTCGcacgcctcgagcatggcacCCGCATCCCTGTGCGCATCCAGCCCGGCACGTTGCTGCCCCCTGCCCAAAGCTCTACGCCCATCATTGCTATCGGGCCCGGTACAGGCATGGCGCCGCTACGCTCCCTCCTACGCGAGCGGCTCAGCAAAAGCGTTGCCGTGGTCGGCGAGACGCTCGTCTTTGCAGGATGCCGCTACCGCGCAAAAGACTGCCTGTACGCGGCTGAATGGGAGGCATgggccgcgacgccgcacGCCCACCTGACGTGGATCGTCGCTGCAAGTCGGGACCAGCCGCACAAGATCTATGTACAAGATCGCCTGCGTGAATGGGGCGCACGCGTGTGGGATATACTGGGCCCGCGCCGCGGCATCGTTTACCTGTGTGGCACATCAGGCAAAATGCCCCAGCAGGTGCGGCAGGCAGCTGTGGATGTGTTTTGTGAACACGGACACATGAGCACAGAGCAGGCCGAGCGATACCTCGCCAAgctcgaggccgagcggcgctggcaGGAAGAGTGTTGGTAA
- a CDS encoding small nuclear ribonucleoprotein D3 → MGTVGIPVKLLHEAVGHTITIELKGGVTYRGRLFDAEDNFNISMKDIAVTARDGKQTHLDSVYIRGNMVRFMVVPDMLQQAPMFKRVGPNAMKGRGIGSARGRATIMRAQARRGRAPPGVRPPSAHR, encoded by the coding sequence ATGGGCACGGTCGGCATTCCtgtcaagctgctgcacgaggccGTAGGGCACACGATTACGATTGAGCTCAAGGGCGGCGTCACTTACCGCGGCCGTCTATTCGATGCCGAAGACAATTTCAATATCTCGATGAAGGATATCGCCGTCACCGCACGCGATGGCAAGCAGACGCACCTGGATAGCGTGTATATTCGCGGTAATATGGTACGATTCATGGTCGTCCCAGATATGCTGCAACAGGCCCCGATGTTTAAGCGTGTCGGCCCGAACGCGATGAAGGGACGCGGTATCGGCAGCGCCCGCGGACGTGCCACCATCATGCGGGCCCAGGCACGACGTGGCAGGGCACCACCAGGCGTTCGGCCACCCAGTGCGCATCGGTAG
- a CDS encoding 20S proteasome subunit alpha 3, with protein sequence MSRRYDSRTTTFSPEGRLYQVEYAMEAISHAGTVLGILARDGVVLAAEKKVTSKLLEQDKSSEKIFQLSENVLAGVAGMTADANSLVNYARNAAQKYLLSYDDNIPVEQLVQRLCDLKQGYTQFGGLRPFGVSLLYAGFDAHHGFQLYQSDPSGNYSGWKATCIGMNNGTATSLLKQEYKDDMDVKQALGLAARVLSKTMDTTSMESDKLEFAVLKRHERTQEPQPYILEPSDIDRVLQLHNLAKVPEDASSMAVDA encoded by the coding sequence ATGTCGCGTAGGTACGACTCCAGGACAACGACCTTCTCGCCAGAAGGTCGTCTGTACCAAGTCGAGTATGCGATGGAAGCCATTTCACACGCTGGTACTGTGCTGGGCATTCTGGCCCGGGATGGTGTCGTGTTGGCAGCTGAAAAGAAGGTGACAagcaagctgctggagcaggaCAAGAGCAGCGAGAAAATCTTTCAACTGAGTGAGAATGTGCTTGCCGGCGTGGCTGGTATGACAGCTGATGCAAACTCGCTTGTTAACTATGCACGCAATGCGGCGCAAAAGTACCTTCTCTCGTATGACGATAACATTCCCGTGGAACAACTCGTGCAGCGACTGTGTGACTTGAAGCAAGGCTACACACAGTTCGGTGGTTTGCGTCCATTTGGTGTGTCGCTCCTGTATGCAGGCTTTGATGCGCACCACGGATTCCAGCTGTACCAGTCTGATCCATCTGGCAATTACTCAGGCTGGAAGGCAACGTGCATTGGCATGAATAACGGCACGGCCACGAGTCTGCTCAAGCAGGAATACAaggacgacatggacgtCAAGCAGGCCCTGGGGCTTGCCGCGCGCGTTCTCAGCAAGACGATGGACACGACATCGATGGAAAGCGACAAGCTGGAATTTGCTGTGCTgaagcgccacgagcggaCACAAGAGCCACAGCCCTATATCCTCGAACCCAGCGACATTGATCGCGTCCTGCAGCTTCATAATCTGGCCAAGGTGCCAGAGGACGCATCATCCATGGCCGTAGATGCATAG
- a CDS encoding high-mobility group non-histone chromatin protein, whose translation MPKKPTQKATPTTTRRTKAKKDPAAPKRPLSAYMFFSQDWRERVKAENPDAGFGDVGRLLGTKWKEMSEDEKKPYIEMANKDKERAETEKAAYANKA comes from the coding sequence ATGCCGAAGAAGCCCACGCAAAAAGCAACGCCCACCaccacgaggcgcacaaAGGCCAAGAAGGACCCTGCAGCCCCGAAGCGTCCGCTGAGTGCCTACATGTTCTTCAGCCAAGACTGGCGTGAGCGCGTCAAGGCCGAGAACCCAGACGCAGGTTTCGGAGATGTGGGTCGTTTGCTTGGAACAAAGTGGAAGGAAATGAGCGAAGACGAAAAGAAGCCCTACATTGAGATGGCCAACAAGGACAaggagcgtgccgagaCGGAAAAGGCCGCGTATGCCAACAAGGCTTAA